The Sinomicrobium kalidii genome contains a region encoding:
- a CDS encoding DegT/DnrJ/EryC1/StrS family aminotransferase, with translation MKKIQMVDLKGQYEFIKDTVDRSIAEVIDSAAFINGPQVHAFQKELEEYVGVKHVIPCANGTDALQIAMMGLGLEPGDEVITADFTFAATVEVIALLKLTPVLVDVEPDTFNIDPEAIRKAITPKTRAIVPIHLFGQCADMDAIMEIAKEHDLYVIEDNAQGIGATYTSKDGTKVKTGAIGDVSATSFFPSKNLGCYGDGGAIFTNNDKLAHTIRGIVNHGMYERYHHDVVGVNSRLDSIQAAVLRAKLPLLDTYNEKRKAAASKYTRALEGEEKIITPVLVGEADAHVYHQYTLKIKEGKRDALARFLNENEIPSGVYYPIPLHRQKAYADERYREEAFGVTNQLAKEVISLPMHTELDDEQIEYITSKIKAFVNQ, from the coding sequence GTGAAGAAAATACAGATGGTTGACCTCAAGGGTCAGTATGAATTTATCAAGGATACTGTTGACCGGTCTATTGCAGAGGTTATTGATTCCGCAGCCTTTATCAACGGTCCGCAGGTACACGCTTTTCAGAAAGAACTGGAGGAATACGTCGGGGTGAAGCATGTTATACCCTGTGCCAACGGAACAGATGCCCTGCAAATAGCCATGATGGGCCTGGGGCTGGAACCCGGAGACGAGGTGATCACGGCCGACTTTACCTTTGCGGCCACGGTAGAGGTCATTGCCCTTTTAAAGCTGACCCCTGTACTGGTGGATGTGGAACCCGATACGTTTAACATAGATCCCGAAGCCATACGAAAGGCCATTACCCCGAAAACCAGGGCCATTGTTCCCATACACCTGTTCGGACAGTGTGCGGATATGGATGCCATTATGGAAATTGCAAAGGAACACGACCTTTATGTTATTGAAGATAATGCCCAGGGGATCGGTGCGACCTATACCTCTAAGGACGGGACAAAAGTAAAGACCGGCGCCATCGGTGATGTATCCGCCACGTCCTTCTTTCCGTCCAAGAACCTCGGGTGCTATGGCGACGGCGGGGCCATATTCACCAATAATGACAAGCTGGCCCATACTATCAGGGGTATAGTGAATCACGGAATGTACGAACGTTATCATCACGATGTGGTAGGGGTGAATTCCCGCCTCGATTCCATACAGGCTGCCGTACTTCGGGCCAAACTTCCGTTGCTCGATACGTATAATGAAAAGCGTAAAGCGGCCGCGTCAAAATATACGAGGGCGCTTGAAGGAGAAGAAAAAATCATTACTCCCGTTCTGGTGGGTGAAGCAGACGCTCACGTATATCATCAGTATACATTAAAAATAAAAGAAGGGAAGAGGGATGCACTGGCACGTTTTTTAAATGAAAATGAAATTCCCTCCGGGGTATATTACCCGATACCCCTGCACCGGCAGAAAGCATATGCCGACGAACGGTACAGGGAAGAAGCGTTCGGTGTAACCAACCAACTGGCAAAGGAAGTCATATCCCTCCCCATGCACACGGAACTCGATGATGAACAGATTGAATACATTACCTCCAAAATAAAGGCATTTGTTAACCAATAG